The genomic interval GACGCGTTACACTTCCTTAACTGCACCCATTTTCCCAGCATTAGTTTTGCACATCTCATGGATTACTATCCGATCCTTTCCGAGGGGACAACTAGATGCGAGCCATGGGGCATATGTTAAAAATGATCAGAAAACCGATTCTGAATGTACCGGCCCACGATTGTTCTCCATGagtcttctttttgtttttgtctgagaTTTGTTGGTTGTCTATCCGCCCGCCTGTATCCAAACGAGCTGTTGGAACAAAGCGGCATTTCCTCTGATGCTTATCTGGAGCAGAGTGTGCGTTCAGCACGCCTCTCTGGCCCATTATAGGTAAGCAGCAAAGGACCCAAATAGCACACCAAGTATGTGTTAAGTGTGTTATATTCACGTTCACAGACCGGGACACATTAAGCAGTTGTGGAGTCACAAACCCCCCACCAGACTCCTCTAAACACAGATGCACATGCTTGAAGCAGATGCACAGATAATTAACTTGCCTTTTTAAACGGCTTCCTCTGACCCTGACCCGTAATCATGGAAAGAAGGggcaggagagaggaagagtgcgagcaggaggaggtgagggtaTCGAATCACTGGATCAGCTGTCTGATTATCTCTGCAGGGGGTAAAAAGACTAACTGGCGTCttgctttctattttttttagattgttttgcttaaaacattatttcaagGGGGAGCGGCTTACACCTGGTTCAGGCaagtatatatattatgttCATTAAGTTCCAGTGCAACGTAGTACTGTTTTTTGCAACTCTTTCTGCTTTCAAGCTTTTTAAGCGCAACACCAGAAATTTGCAACGCAGCAATTTCTGGTAAAAGTCTAAATTGAGAGACAGAGAACACAAGAGTTATTTTCTCAGACGCAATCAAAGTTTATCCAGAATTACAGAAGGCCATTGTACAGCGGTTTTAACAGGCTTAGTGTACAAACTTGGCAGAGTGCCCATTTTCTTGCTCACTTCGGAAAGCTCAGTTGCTTTTTCTGGTGATCGCTCCTTCTGGAGGCTGTTGTTTGCAGTTTTGTTAATTGCGGTCTGTGTGGGTCTAATTGCGTCTGACTGCCAGTGTTCTTCGTGCTAATGTGCTTTTCCTTTGTCTGGCATGTGTCAACGTAATTGTTGGCCTGTGACATCATTAACATAGGATGACAGCGTATACATCACGTACCTTCGGAAAACAAAAAGTCACGGTTCTTGccataaaaacacaattttgaaaAGGGGGATTCTCTGAAGCCTCTCGGGGCCGTCGTCCCGTTTAACACGACTCGCTTGCATAAATTTCTCTGTAGTCGTATTTGATAGCTGCTTCAAAAATGATTGTTGGTCTCTCATCTCTGACATTCTCGACAAAATCTTCTACTTTTTGTTACCTGAGCAGACGCGTCATGGCGTGGCGGCAGACGTAGTGCAGCGGCGTGTTGTGCTGGTACTGCTCTCCGTACGATGCATTCGGGTCAAGGCCGTCCCTGAACTGAGGGTTCCCCTCGTACAGCTGCCAGGCCAGGGCCTCGTCGCCACCCACCAGGGCCTTGCGGAACTTGGTGGCTGTGTTGCCCATCGCTTCAAGTTTGCAAAAGGACCACCAAAAGGGAGATGCCCGTCTGcctctccgctcctcctcctcttcctaacTCAGAGCAACATGGTTAAGTGTTCTCCTGCTCTGAaagtaaaagagagagagagagagagagagagagagatattgattagaggaaagagaggaaatgatTAGAATGAGCACGGGGAAAGGGCTGGTGagagtataaaaaaaacaacagacaatcgATTGGCTGACGTGCCGTGGCGACAATGTTTTCTCGCCGGAAATGGAAGGGCGAAAGGAGCGGTAGAAGGAAGACACGAGAAAGAGATAATGATAAAAGCAGGTAGAGAAAGACAGGGGAGGTTAGTAATAACCAAGCTATTGATTTGATGAAAGACATGTTTAACATTAGCACCCCTGGCCACAGCCAACATTTGCATACAATAGTATATAGTGGTTTGCTACTGGAGATGTGAGAACCATTTGCAGCACTTAATATCGTAGATCAAAAAACTGATGTACTTATCCTCGCAGGCCCTCAGGCAAAGAACCACAAGAACAGCAGCTACAACCGACTTTACCCTCACTGGCAACAGCTGATTAACCTCCTGTAGGATCTCAAGTCGCTCTCAAATCGCTGTGTTCTGATTCATTTCCTTCCTCATCTTTTCCATGTCCTCCCTCGGACACACACAATTTGTCCACTCATTACAGCCTGTAATgagcggagtgtgtgtgcgagtgagtgtgtgtgtggccgttgGGCCTATCATTACAGTCTTCATTCTATGGCCATCTGTCTGGGCCCCGACAAAGAGCCTCTTTTAGCCACAGTTGGCCGCTGGCTGTCCGAGTTCTGGAACATCCGAATAGACTCCGTCTACCTGCCGTTTCCACGCAGCGACAGAAGGAGGCATGTGGGCCGCGCAGAAGCTACAGACAACATCTTTTCAAGTTCCGCTCCAACGATGCAGTAGACTGGACCGTGTGTTTGTATCAGAAGGGATGGTGGGGCCGATAGaaaggggtggaggtgggtgtgtggggggggggggttactatAGTTATTAggtcagtgtgtctgtttggcTCTCTGTTTTGTGCACACTGGTTTACTTCCAGTTCACTTCACTCCTCTGTGTGTCCCAGTCtcgcgctcgctcgctcgcccTCTGTGTCTCATACTAAATAAGGACAGGAAGTCTGGACATGGAGGAAGTTTGGAATTCCAGGCAACGCAAGGTTTGTGCTGGGAAGTGACAGTTCAATTATCAACCATTACAAAAGTGctcagtggtggtggtggtggtggggcctGAGGAAGTGTCCACTGCTTGTTAAACGGACCCTCGCACTTATTAGCCGGAGAGTAAGCCGggaacaaatgtttgtttgtctattgTGTTTTTGAGAATGAACAATTGTGAGTAACACTCGTACCACAGGTCTCCACAGAGCAGGCCTCCACAACATATGCTACTCCTCATTGTAGGTAATGTGATAATTAAGGCTTAGCGACTGATGAATTCCAGAAGCACAAACGCATAAATGTTGTCTGGAAACCTTTGTCAGATGATTCCTGCTGACAAAAGTCAGACTGGGTTCTTTTTAAGAATCCAGCTTGCCATCAAAGTTTTATGAGCAAATCAGAAGTTATGAGGATGTGATTGTCTTGGTGCTCTTCTTTACACACAAGATTAGAACATTCATGCTTAAAATGATAATTTATTCAAAGGTGCTCAATCATATCAAGATATTCATATTACACTAATAAACATCTCAGCTAACGTTATGTGAAGATCTACAGCTTCGACTAAGCGTAGAATTACATGAATCACGTCCGTCCTACCTGCCAGAACCTCCGCTGTCAAATCTGCCTTTACTGCTCCGTTActacccagtgagcacaagacgtgatttcaacgttgaaatatggttgaaattgGACTGCGTGTTGTTAACATGAGGtttttaagacataataatgcgggcagtttcaaacattacttgtaaacacgtcccagtgagcattttttggttgaaaagacgtttaaacgacgtctatgcccgacgttgcaaaatggtttaaaagtgaaagttgaaaagacgttcacgtatttcaacgtgatttataataccggtggtaaacttacaaatgtggacgtagtttctttttaaacctctaaaatactGATATAGCATACAAGagaagacgaaatattaccgtataaaaaatcacgttgaaatgtggtcttttcaacgtctacgaatagacgttgaaacaactttcacttttaaaccattttgcaacgtcgggcatagacgtcttttaaacgtcctTTCAACCAAAACATGCTCACTGGGTAACGTTATATCGTGTATATAAACAAACACGAACCCCCCGCGGCGCCTTCACCGTTATCATGACGCGCTGTCGTGTGGTGACGTAAAGTCTCACCGCACTCGGGTGGCGAATCTCGGCAGGTTTCTGAATGAACTGACAAGCGGGGCTTTAAGcacaaaaaagagacagagacatcgAACTGGTGAGGATGAGGTCCGGTGGGACGGCAGCTGCAGTCCTCCCTTCGACAGCCCCTCGGCACTAACCGACATTTAGCCCGGTCACCGTCAACAGGCTCCGTACTCAGGTTGGACCGCGTAGAAGTGTGTCAGCGTGAAGCAACGAAAACAACAAGCTCGACTCCTCTCGGCGTGTTTCTGTCCACGCGGCCCCTCCGTTAAAGTCCTTTGTTTCCGCGCGCTGACAGCCCGCGCGAGCGGCGAACACGACCGGGAAGCGAGCGGTACGTTAatagggggagcggggggggggggcgctttacCTCGAAAATGTTAACATTTTCCGCCTCGGGTGTAGACGAGAACACCCAAAAGCAGCCTCCCCGTGCGCCGTTACCGAACGCTAGCCTCTCTCCGGTTAGCGTTAGCTTGGGACAACATCAAACCTGCGCCGTTTTGACTTACACGGTCGTCTCACTTGGTCACCGGTCGTGGGTTCGGGAACTTACGTACATAGAGGGCCATTATTATCTCGTCACTGTGGTTCGCATCTCCGGCTGCTTTTCCACTGAACCATCCTCGCTGCCACCGGACCCGGCGGGGACGACgatgccgccgctgctgctgctgtgctgggAGAGCGGAGGGGCGAGACTGGCTGGATCGCTTCAGTGTTGTTGTGGCTGCCAGAGAGAAAAGCGCAGTGCGCATGCTCGGAACCAGCTGTCATACGGAAAGCTGCCACCTGATTGGTCGGTTGTCTGGGGTTGTTTGGTGAAACGTTGTTATTATTTTGTGACCTTTTCCAAAACTTATGTTTAAGCTGTTGTAACAGGTAAGTTGTGTAAATAGACActaaataagtaataataataataatgcttatGTTTGTATACAGATgatgtacatatatatttattttttttgttaaaaagatAGATTTATATTGGTGACAGACACCTATTACAGAATACAAGCTACATGATAGTTCAAATAGTTACAGGAATTTGAACAACAAAGCTACACATGTTGACATGAATAAAAAACTTAGAGTTTATATATTTACAAGAGTGAATGTGTTATTGGTGCTGAtgctaaaaaaagaacattgttcaattcaattcaattcattttattttgtatagcccgaaaacacaaattacaaatttccttcagagggctttacactctgtacacatacgacatcctctgtcccgaaacacatcggcacaggaaaaactccccaaaagaGACATAAATGAcaacataaacaacaacaaaaaaatacacacaaaaattGGCCCACTTTAAAATaccaaaacacattcaaaccaaAAACGAACACCCCAGCCCATCTGCGCAGCCCCTGCCAGCCTTTTACTGTcacccctctgcctccctttctctttcactCAGACAACCACACTCTTCTAattgtcgtcgtcgtcctcctcctcctcgtcctgacAGCAGATGCCATCTCTGCAGGCCTGACACAAGGCCTTCTCATGCGGTTTGGTTTTCACCTCGCTGTCTCCTGAATCGCCAACATGATCTTCGCCGGTGTCCTCTCCGTAGCAGTTCTTCCGAATTTTGGCAAACAGTCTGAGTAAGGCGTTTTCCACGTGTTCCTCGGAAAAACCAGGGAGTTCAAACTGATCGTGTTGGCAACTGCGGCAGATCTGTCCAAAAGGCCTCATGGTCACCGACCCCCTCGTCCCTCGCAGTATGTAGCGGAACAACAGCGTCACCCGTGCTGAGGACCAGGTCTTGCGGCAAGATGAACACTGGAAACTGTGGCCagtgagaaaacaaaatatactaGTCAGAGCTTTTTCGGGTTAGTATGATTCTACCTCAGCGCCGTTATCAGAATCTGATTCAGATTCGGaaggaatttgtcttttttgtgaTAAACAGAAACTTTGAAAACTTGGCtgataaactaaactaaataaaaaaggtcTTCCCATAACTTTGTTGGTTTAACCATATCATGCATTCTTTTCAGGCAGCATAATTAGTAGGCCTACTACTCAGACAAAGAAGCACACAACAAGAAAATCTTGTCCGCTTGCCTCCAGCTTCTACATAAAAATGCAGAATCTGTCATCCGATTACAGAAAGCACAACAAGTCCGCCTGCTCCACATTCAGCCAATTTACAACAGAAACTCTCAACAGTTTTCACAGCTAGTTTTATGTTCCTTAACCAGAATGTCCATGAGTTTAAAGTTATACATCTCGATTATTTGAGAATATGTAATACAAATAGTACATACTTTCCGTGTACACACTCGATGAAGATCTTCcagcctttctttctctcattgTTTGTGAGATCATTTGTGAGTTGGTAGCCAAAGTTGAGGTTCCACCGGTCTTCATACTCCAGCTCATCGGCCAGCAAATTCTGAAAGGTCTCCATCCACAAGGAAGGAACCCAGTCTGCAAGGAAAGTCAAACAAAAGCCACGGTGTCACATTACGGGAAACAAGCCCTCAGAAGGTAAAAGGAAATTAAAGGGGAACAAAGGGCTCAGGCTAGGTCAAAttcatcaaaacaaatattGCTAATTAGCAAATCACACAGAACATTAACGTATTAAACACAAAATAGATGATATGTTACCTGTTGGTCTGCTCATTCTGTTCGGTGATGAGATGCTCTTGCAGTGCGATGAAACGATGGTCGACTTGCGAATGTCGCTGCGTAGACTGTCTCCGTATttatcaacagcagcagcatctgatATCAGGAAAACGAAACTTACGGGCACAGTTTCGATTTCCATCTCGTCGCTCAGCTCAGGGCCACTTTGCGTGGTGCAGAAACACGTGATAGGGGATTTTTATGTCAGCGTGCTCAACCCTGTGAATTAGTGTTTACACACGCATTGCATCATGTATGAAACCCCATTACCCCATTTGCCCCTTTACCCAAGATGAATGTTGGATCAAATCGGATTTAGAGCTCATTatgttctgtgttgtttttctattcCGGGTGGTTTCACATTATCTGAACAATTTATCCAAACAACGATTTCTAATTGTCCTCATCACATTTTCAGATTTCCTCATGCTTATACCACGAGGAGATCGGCGTGTCCGTCCATGAGTTGTATCATTTGCTGTAATAGTTGGATTTACATTAACGTTGTTAGTCCGGTTCTGCTCGgctcagcagggggcagcatcGGGCAGCTGGCTGGTTCCACACGCGCCACAAACCGAGGTGGACTCTAATTGCAGTGCAGCAGAGGTCGGAAGCAGTGGAAACAAGTCTTTTAAGAACTCAAGGGATTCCCCACAAACCTCTGGCTGGGTCCCAGAAGTGGGCGAGTTACATTCGTTTTCCATTGAATTTACAGTGATTGAATATGCTTTCACAGACGAGTCGTGTCAGGGAAAAATATTGATATGAATCTGTGACATTAATAGATGTATTTAATTAATACCTAAAACTGCACCTAAACATGTTATGCTGTCTTAACTTTAGCCTGTTCTGTCTGCAGACTAATTTACGCTTCTATCAGTCCCGTCTGCCTGTTGATCTTTTGCTCCTTCTTTAAAGATACGTCTTTGCATTTTTGGAAATTGGAAGCCTTGTTATTGGTGCAAACACTTATCAAAGTCCCTTTGAAAGACGGTGAATCAGTTCTTTACCTCTTTCTGCAACTCTGAAGGTTCTTTCCACACCTAAACCTATTTCAGTACATAATAAATTGCTTTCTTGATGTATCAACTTTATGTAAATACCGAGACTACTCCTTCATGTCCCTGAGCACAGTCGTCCTGTCAGgtgaagttaaaaataaagttggaAAACCTGCATTGTGTCAGAGCGTGgtgcaaattattttattttttatctcacAAAGAATGATATTTGTTCACGTGCTCATGAAATATTTGTTGCCTCTCAAGTTTGTTGTTCTTTAGGAGTGGTCGAGGCAGCGTGATGGAGTCCAGCTGGTTTGATGAAGCTCCTCCGTGTTTACTCTCGTCTTTGTCTCCTGTCTGCTAAGTTATGTTTCCTCAATAATGATTGCCGTCATTTCAGTGGATGTAATCGCACCAGATTGACAACATATGTCGCAAGTGTGTAGTGATGCTgtcagaccacacacacacccacacacatacttACTGCAATGAAAACCGTGTGCACAGTGCGGGACTTTCTTTGTACCTGAGCAGTTCATGGTTCCCGGTGATGCCCCGCCCGGTAGTAAAAACTGATGAGGTATCGACTTCAGGTCAaagaacgaacacacacacacacacacatctgacaggataaaataatttaaatctaATTTATCAGTAATTGGGTGTTATCTGCTGTAACGTCTTACTGCGAAAGTACTTTGATTTTCTagtaacactcacacacatgcatgcatgcacgcacacacacacgcacacacctcacACCCTGTTTTACTCTCTTGAGAAGTGTTCATTTGCAGGTTCTGCACATGATGCAGACTGAAGAAActaaatttaaaatataattatatGGATGGTGGTAATGGTAAGTAAGTGTTGTCTCATTAGCATGACATATCAACTACACACAACACCGCCAACACCGCCGCACACGCATACATACAAAGCCAGCCGTACACTGTACAGCGCTGGAGGGGACGTGTGTTCCCCTTTCCTCCCGGCACTGTGGTGTAAAGATGACCTCAGAGCCCCGGGCTCCAGGGAGTCACCTTATACTCAGGTGTGACATTACAGCGTGAAaaaagcatgctgggaaagcTCGGGGCCTCGGAGACGCAGGCTCCGGGGGGACAAGACAAGAGCAGACTCACAGACTGACCTCTTTGTATTAACCTGCCGGAGAAAATTCCAGTTGATCCAAGTAAATGGGATTAAATCCGCTCTGAGACAACGGCTATACATTAGACTGTAGAATTGCACCAAAATCGGACACAAAACCACAATGCGCGGTCTGAGAATGAAGTGAGATAATAGTAAAGACCTGGTAACGGGTGGTGTTGAGTGACTCCCGATCCACTGGGCTACTCCGCTTTCCGCAGAACTGTTGTGCTTTTGTCTCCCATCTCTCATCTCGCTGTGACAACAAAGTTACAGTCTACATCTATCATGATAAACCAAGTTTATTAGAAAGATACACTAAAACTCTTTTGGCTTGCGGGGGTTTCTGGCTTGTGTTTGTGCCCCGTGTATATTTAAATGGTCAACATTGGACTCTGAACAGCCACAATAAATCTTGTTGGAATTCAAATCGCCCTCTGCAAGCCAGGTTGAGATACATGCCAGGATTTAGATGCTGTCTGGATTCTGCCCGTACCTGTACACCTGTACACCTGGCCGCCAGGTGAGTCATAGAGGGAGGAGGGTgatagagagatagagagagaggaaggggggggaggaaaatgTTGGGTGTGGTAAGATGCCTTAAGCACATTCCGTAGAACGGGCGCACCCATCGTTTCAGCGCCAGGATACCTGCTCATGGGTGTTATCAGGGCGTGGTCATGTGATCAGACTACTCCGCTGCCACTGGTCACACATTAATGGAGGTGGAACGTCTACTTGTAATAACCTCTCACTTGTATGCAAAGACCCAACTCTCATTTAATATCACTGTCAAGCTGAGAGTTGCACATTTGCATTCATTTGGAACATGGGAAACATGTCAAATACGGCTCCTTTGAGTGAGTAACAGCTCGCGAGCACATTGGCGCGTTCAAACAGGAGCCACACCTTCCAGCAGGACTGAACACACAACAATATTCATGAGTGCGTTTCTATCAGAGGGCAGTGAAACAAGGCGCGTTCTGTCTCGCAGACACGTTTTAGGACAAAGGACGACTCACACAAAGTGTGCACACGCAAGCACACGGTGGCATGGACTTTTACCTGTAATGTGCCTTTTGCTAATGTCATGGTTCCTGGTGTATTTGAGAGCAAGTGAGTGACACACAGATATAATCTTACATAAAATAAGTTAAAAGTAAATAATTAGTAGTTACTAGTCGATATTGCACAATCAATAAATGGTGTAATTAATTTGGTCATGCCAAAAAATGTATCATCGACATATTAACCTTTTTCATTGACCTGAAAACAATTGGCCAAATCCATTATATACTACAGATGATACATAGACACTGTGTCTGTTTATACCTGCACTGTGGCTTAACGGCCTTTATAATGCTGTGCTTTCCATGTTAAAGAAGGACAAACTGAGTACTGAAGTCTGCAGAAGAATTCATAGAAAGGGAACCTGCAGGACTGATTCAATGTGACAAAGACAATATAAGgtggcaaaacaaaacagaacaaatgCAGAACTTTGTAAAGAAGTCAGTAAGAGTAAGTGCAAAAGAGGGAATTTGAAAGTAAGACAGTTGAAACAAAGTCCTAAAGAAAAATCAGGCTTTGGATCAACTTCTACTTCACAAAGGCGAATAAAGCCCAAATCTGCAGCAGCGACATAAAGGCCcacgcttttttctttttgaagtgcCTGTGTGCAGTCCGCTTCCAATGGTCTTTCTGTTTCTAGCGATCAAcggttttttgtgtgtgtgtgttttgttgggagGAGTCACACGGGAGGAAGAGCCGGGAGCCGCGTCTCCTTCCTCATTCAGACCCGCTGATCGGTTCCCCGTGAGGCCGAGGCTCCGGAGGATTACGCCCCGCAGCGTGAAGCGAGCAGCCCGGTCCCCGGGAgtccggtccccccccccccacacccgcccGAGGCCTTCCGTGGTCCCCCGCTTGTCCTGGCTGGTTGGGCAGCGGAGGTTGTGCACGtcgagggtttttttttttgttagttttttttggGGAGGAGTTGTTGGCCAATGTGAGGAATACCGAGCGAGAAGCGAGGAGACGGAGCGCTGCTGCGAAGTTAGGAGGTACGGACCGGACTGCAGATGGGGGGGAGCAAAGGGACAATATGTACAGAGAGGCTATTATATTGCAATGTGTCCGGTTTGTGAATCCTATTATGTTCTCTTATACCATATCCGTGCTATTCGTACAATATTCCATTGTAGCTTTTTCTTGCTCTATGTAGGGACAGATCCTATTCTATTATGCTCTAACTGTATGCTAGTTTTAAATCTATTGTACTGTGTCCCATCCTGGTGGGATATGTCCTGTGTGCCAGtctattatatatacatatatcagtGAATCAGACAGGTGATCAGTGGCTCTTCCCACCGGCAGCCTGAGGTTCACAGAGGACCCGTCATTGCAAAACCTGAACAGTATTGTTATTATATAGCCTGAGCAGACAGAAGGCCCCAACTTGTCTGACACTGACTAACTGCTGCCCTTTGAACTGTATTGCACGGCCTAGAGGAGACAAATACAATACATATTGAAAAGGCAGAGACACTTTTACAAGCATGTTCAATGCATTGGTTGCATAACGCCATGCATGGATTGCAGGTCGTCATGAGGCTAACTTGACATCCCTCTAATTCAGAGGTATGGATGAGATAATAGAAGGTTCTCGCCTTTGTATTGAGCAAGCAAGACACCCTTCACACGTCTTCATGTCGTAGGCCTCAATCTATAGGCTCATATTATATATGTTTTACAGCTTTGTTCCAAACACGCATCTATTGATGCACGCACCGTGACTCACTGCATAGGAATAGTCCAACATGTGTTTATAATTTTGGGGTAAAGGTTTCTAGTGCCTGTCCTGTTTTTGTGGCAAGTCTCTGGACGTGTGATTCTTATTATAGATTTCATATTGTCACACTAGCAGTATGACCAAGGCTACATCCCATTCATGGCTGTGTTTGCATTGTAAAGGTTACAAGGGGCCATTGTCTGTCGTTGTAAAACATGTATGAGCAATAGTGCGCTTCCTGGGGAGATGAGATGCAAAGTAGAAGCATTTCTAAGCTTTTGTTGTTGGAT from Gasterosteus aculeatus chromosome 10, fGasAcu3.hap1.1, whole genome shotgun sequence carries:
- the LOC120826135 gene encoding receptor-transporting protein 3, which encodes MEIETVPVSFVFLISDAAAVDKYGDSLRSDIRKSTIVSSHCKSISSPNRMSRPTDWVPSLWMETFQNLLADELEYEDRWNLNFGYQLTNDLTNNERKKGWKIFIECVHGNFQCSSCRKTWSSARVTLLFRYILRGTRGSVTMRPFGQICRSCQHDQFELPGFSEEHVENALLRLFAKIRKNCYGEDTGEDHVGDSGDSEVKTKPHEKALCQACRDGICCQDEEEEDDDDN